One Saccharomyces mikatae IFO 1815 strain IFO1815 genome assembly, chromosome: 16 genomic region harbors:
- the RPO26 gene encoding DNA-directed RNA polymerase core subunit RPO26 (similar to Saccharomyces cerevisiae RPO26 (YPR187W); ancestral locus Anc_7.544), translating into MSDYEEAFNDGNENFEDFDVEHFSDEETYQEKPQFKDGETTDSNGKTIVTGGNGPEDFQQQEQIRRKTLKEKAIPKDQRATTPYMTKYERARILGTRALQISMNAPVFVDLEGETDPLRIAMKELAEKKIPLVIRRYLPDGSFEDWSVEELIVDL; encoded by the exons ATGTCAGACTACGAGGAGGC GTTTAACGATGGTAATGAGaactttgaagattttgatgtAGAACATTTTTCTGATGAGGAAACCTATCAGGAAAAACCCCAATTTAAAGACGGTGAAACTACGGATTCCAACGGTAAGACCATTGTTACTGGTGGTAATGGGCCAGAAGATTTTCAACAGCAGGAgcaaataagaagaaagacACTTAAGGAAAAAGCCATCCCTAAAGACCAAAGGGCTACTACACCATACATGACGAAGTATGAAAGAGCAAGAATTTTAGGCACAAGGGCCTTGCAAATTTCCATGAATGCGCCAGTTTTCGTAGACTTAGAGGGTGAAACTGATCCATTGCGTATTGCTATGAAGGAATTggctgaaaagaaaattcctTTGGTCATTAGAAGATATTTACCAGATGGTTCCTTCGAGGATTGGAGTGTGGAGGAACTCATTGTGGATTTGTGA
- the DPM1 gene encoding dolichyl-phosphate beta-D-mannosyltransferase (similar to Saccharomyces cerevisiae DPM1 (YPR183W); ancestral locus Anc_7.540): MSIEYSVIVPAYHEKLNIKPLTTRLFAGMSPEMARKTELIFVDDNSQDGSVEEVDTLAHQGYNVRIIVRTNERGLSSAVLKGFYEAKGQYLVCMDADLQHPPESVPKMFESLHEHAFTLGTRYAPGVGIDKDWPMYRRVISSTARMMARPLTIASDPMSGFFGLQKKYLENCNSKDINSQGFKIALELLAKLPLPRDPRVAIGEVPFTFGVRTEGESKLSGKVIIQYLQQLKELYVFKFGANNLILFITFWSILFFYVCYQLYHLVF, from the coding sequence ATGAGCATTGAGTACTCTGTTATCGTCCCCGCCTACCATGAAAAGCTGAACATCAAACCCTTGACAACCAGACTGTTTGCCGGCATGAGCCCTGAAATGGCCAGGAAGACCGAGTTGATCTTTGTCGACGACAACTCGCAGGATGGCTCCGTTGAGGAGGTGGACACTCTTGCTCACCAGGGCTACAACGTCCGCATCATTGTGAGGACAAATGAGCGCGGCCTATCTTCCGCCGTGCTCAAGGGGTTCTACGAGGCCAAGGGTCAGTACCTGGTGTGCATGGACGCAGACCTACAACACCCTCCCGAGAGCGTGCCCAAGATGTTCGAGTCTTTGCACGAGCACGCATTCACCCTGGGAACCAGATACGCCCCAGGCGTCGGTATCGACAAGGACTGGCCTATGTACAGACGCGTCATCTCCTCTACTGCTAGAATGATGGCTAGACCTTTGACTATCGCTTCCGACCCCATGAGTGGCTTCTTCGGCCTACAAAAGAAGTATCTCGAGAACTGCAACTCTAAAGATATCAACTCGCAAGGTTTCAAGATTGCCCTCGAGCTCCTCGCTAAGCTACCTCTACCAAGGGACCCTAGAGTCGCGATTGGAGAAGTGCCATTTACTTTTGGTGTCAGAACAGAAGGTGAATCCAAGCTATCAGGCAAAGTCATCATTCAGTACCTGCAGCAACTTAAGGAGCTGTACGTTTTCAAGTTTGGTGCAAACAACCTTATCTTGTTCATCACTTTCTGGTccattttgttcttctacGTATGCTACCAGCTATACCATTTGGTCTTCTAA
- the SMX3 gene encoding mRNA splicing protein SMX3 (similar to Saccharomyces cerevisiae SMX3 (YPR182W); ancestral locus Anc_7.539), with protein MSEGNDINAMQPVNPKPFLKGLVNHRVGVKLKFNNTEYRGTLVSTDNYFNLQLNEAEEFVAGVSHGTLGEIFIRCNNVLYIRQLPN; from the coding sequence ATGAGTGAGGGCAATGATATCAACGCGATGCAGCCGGTGAACCCGAAGCCATTCCTCAAGGGTCTGGTCAACCACCGTGTGGGCGTCAAGCTCAAGTTCAACAACACCGAATACAGAGGCACGCTTGTGTCTACAGATAACTACTTCAATCTGCAATTGAATGAAGCAGAGGAGTTCGTCGCGGGTGTCTCGCACGGCACTCTGGGCGAGATCTTCATCCGTTGCAACAATGTGCTCTACATCAGGCAGCTGCCGAACTAA
- the ATG13 gene encoding serine/threonine protein kinase regulatory subunit ATG13 (similar to Saccharomyces cerevisiae ATG13 (YPR185W); ancestral locus Anc_7.542) produces the protein MVAEEDKVKEVLQLIDSFFLKTTLLICSTESSRYQSSTENIFLFDDTWFEDHSELVGELPQIISKWFDYDGRKDLPPLVIETYLDLRQLNSSHLVRLKDQEGHLWNVCKGTKKQEIVMERWLIELDNSSPTFKSRREDATDVEEVSKQLVLLFRYLLTLIQLLPATELYQLLIKPYNVSQSEGNPNSITITDPLVSIRTRVLDGSKPILSKGRIGLSKPIINTYSNALNESNLPAHLDQKKITPVWTKFGLLRVSVSYRRDWKFEISNTNDESFSARHVVAPHYSQESQHRPGLEGHGDQRKEEHYQQQQQQQQQQHTQNQDQTQQQNQQQRQIPDRRSLSLSPCTRTNSFEPQSWQKKVYPTSRPVQPFKVGSIGSQSASRNPSNSSFFNQQPIHRPSISSNSGPQMNIEGTSIGSTSKYSSSFGNIRRHSSVKTTENAERLSKAIKSPLQPQEPQEDLMDFVKLLEEKPDLTIKKITRNNPPNINISDSLIRYQNLKPSNDLLSEDLSVSLSMDPNHTYHRGRSDSHSPLPSISPSMHYGLLNSRMSQGVNASHLIARGGGNSSTSAFNSRRNSLDKNASKQGMSGLPPIFGGESTSYHNDNKIQKYNQLGEEDDEEEDHLLNQMGNSITKFKSSISPRSIDSISSSFIKSRIPIRQPYHYSQPTTAPFQAQAKFHKPANKLNDNGNRSNSNHHNHSGNDGGGTMHNEEDDQDDDLVFFMSDMNLSKDS, from the coding sequence ATGGTTGCCGAAGAGGATAAAGTGAAAGAGGTTCTTCAATTGATAGACAGTTTTTTTCTGAAGACTACACTACTAATATGCTCCACAGAATCAAGTCGGTACCAGTCTTCCACAGAGAATATATTTCTGTTTGACGACACTTGGTTTGAAGATCACTCAGAGTTAGTGGGCGAACTGCCCCagataatatcaaaatggTTTGATTATGATGGTCGAAAAGATTTGCCACCTTTAGTGATAGAAACTTACTTGGATTTGAGACAGTTAAATTCCTCCCATTTAGTTAGATTAAAAGACCAGGAAGGTCATTTATGGAACGTTTGTAAAGGAACTAAGAAGCAGGAAATCGTGATGGAACGGTGGCTTATCGAATTAGATAATTCATCACCAACCTTCAAATCGCGCCGTGAAGATGCGACTGATGTTGAGGAAGTTTCCAAACAGTTGGTTCTACTTTTCCGTTATTTGTTGACTTTAATACAATTATTACCTGCAACAGAGTTGTATCAATTATTAATAAAACCCTACAATGTTTCACAGAGTGAAGGTAATCCTAACTCAATAACAATCACAGATCCACTGGTCAGCATCCGGACGCGTGTTCTTGACGGATCTAAACCAATTTTGTCGAAGGGAAGAATAGGATTAAGCAAACCGATTATTAACACCTATTCCAACGCACTCAATGAATCAAACCTGCCAGCTCATTTagatcaaaagaaaatcacaCCGGTATGGACAAAATTTGGGCTTCTGAGAGTTTCAGTATCGTATAGGCGAGATtggaaatttgaaattagCAATACCAATGATGAATCATTTTCAGCTAGACATGTAGTTGCTCCACATTACTCCCAAGAATCACAACATCGGCCAGGACTGGAAGGGCATGGTGATCAGCGCAAAGAAGAGCattatcaacaacaacaacaacaacaacaacaacaacataCGCAGAATCAGGACCAAACgcaacaacaaaatcaacaaCAAAGGCAGATACCTGACAGGAGATCTCTTTCGCTTTCTCCTTGTACAAGAACCAATTCCTTTGAGCCGCAATCTTGGCAAAAGAAAGTCTATCCGACATCTAGACCTGTTCAGCCGTTTAAAGTCGGTTCGATTGGAAGTCAAAGTGCGAGCAGAAATCCTTCTAActcatcttttttcaatcaacAACCAATTCACAGGCCAAGTATAAGTTCTAACTCCGGACCACAAATGAATATCGAAGGTACTAGCATAGGAAGCACCTCAAAGTACTCGTCATCGTTCGGAAATATTCGTCGCCATTCGAGCGTAAAAACCACGGAAAATGCTGAAAGACTATCAAAAGCTATCAAGAGCCCACTACAACCCCAAGAACCACAGGAAGATTTAATGGACTTTGTTAAActattggaagaaaaaccTGATCTGactatcaaaaaaataactagAAATAACCCTCccaatattaatatttctGATTCATTAATTAGATATCAAAATCTGAAACCAAGCAATGACCTTTTAAGTGAGGATTTGTCTGTAAGTTTGTCCATGGATCCTAATCATACATATCATAGAGGAAGGTCAGATTCCCATTCCCCATTGCCTTCGATTTCCCCTTCGATGCATTATGGATTGTTGAATTCAAGAATGTCTCAGGGTGTAAATGCAAGTCATTTGATTGCTAGAGGAGGTGGGAATTCATCTACTAGTGCATTCAATAGTAGAAGGAATTCTTTGGATAAGAATGCTAGTAAACAGGGTATGTCAGGCCTACCTCCTATTTTTGGTGGCGAGAGTACTTCGTATCACAACGACaacaaaatacaaaagTACAATCAACtaggagaagaagatgatgaggagGAGGACCATTTGCTTAATCAAATGGGAAACAGCATAACAAAGTTCAAAAGTTCGATATCGCCGAGATCAATTGATAGCATTTCAAGTTCTTTCATAAAAAGTAGGATACCTATCAGACAACCATACCATTACTCTCAACCAACTACTGCACCTTTCCAGGCTCAGGCAAAATTCCATAAACCTGCAAATAAACTAAATGACAATGGCAATAGGAGCAATAGCAACCATCACAATCATAGCGGTAATGATGGAGGTGGTACGATGCATAATGAGGAGGACGATCAAGATGATGATCTAGTGTTTTTTATGAGTGATATGAATCTTTCTAAAGATAGCTGA
- the PZF1 gene encoding Pzf1p (similar to Saccharomyces cerevisiae PZF1 (YPR186C); ancestral locus Anc_7.543), whose translation MYSNAGDTYNNGVMQPHGFKQEISPISRSESSESLNSLTSTRSSSSNRPKTYFCDYDGCDKAFTRPSILTEHQLSVHQGLRAFQCDKCPKSFVKKSHLERHLYSHSDTKPFQCSYCGKGVTTRQQLKRHEVTHTKSFICPEEGCDLRFYKHPQLRAHILSVHLHKLSCPHCDKSFQRPYRLRNHISKHHDPEVENPYQCTFAGCCKEFRIWSQLQSHIKSDHPKLKCPVCNKPCVGENGLQMHMIIHDDSLVTKNWKCHICPDISFSRKHDLLTHYESIHTEEDLPLELKYKICDIQKLVQNEGIQPGNDKNVNEEDGEKISNRLRKRRKLTKNNGLELLQSEVNLEKQLESGEDGLNLLLNTVGRKHQCFYSKCYRTFRTKEKYDKHIDKHKIHELKLKILQEKEGNIAGESQNEKGGQCISEENAAASAK comes from the coding sequence ATGTATTCAAATGCAGGGGACACTTATAATAATGGAGTTATGCAACCGCATGGATTTAAACAAGAGATCAGTCCCATATCACGATCAGAAAGTTCAGAATCATTAAACAGTTTAACATCTACGAGAAGCTCATCAAGCAATAGGCCAAAGACTTATTTTTGTGATTATGATGGCTGTGATAAGGCATTCACAAGACCATCAATTTTGACTGAACACCAATTGAGCGTACACCAAGGTTTAAGAGCTTTTCAGTGCGATAAGTGTCCTAAATCCTTTGTTAAAAAGAGCCATTTGGAGAGACATTTGTATTCACATTCTGATACGAAACCATTTCAATGCTCATATTGTGGAAAAGGAGTGACAACTCGTCAGCAATTGAAGCGACACGAAGTAACACATACAAAATCATTTATCTGTCCAGAAGAAGGATGTGACCTCCGATTTTACAAGCATCCACAATTAAGGGCACATATTTTATCAGTACATCTACACAAACTATCTTGTCCACATTGTGATAAGAGTTTCCAGAGACCGTATAGACTAAGAAATCATATTTCTAAGCACCATGACCCTGAGGTTGAGAATCCTTACCAGTGTACTTTTGCTGGCTGTTGTAAGGAGTTCCGTATATGGTCGCAGCTACAATCGCATATCAAGAGTGACCATCCCAAGTTGAAATGTCCCGTTTGTAACAAGCCATGTGTGGGGGAAAATGGTTTACAGATGCATATGATTATTCATGATGATTCGTTAGTAACCAAGAACTGGAAATGCCATATATGCCCTGATATATCTTTCTCTAGAAAGCATGATCTTCTCACACATTATGAGTCCATTCATACAGAAGAAGATCTCCCATTAGAATTGAAGTATAAAATTTGCGATATTCAGAAATTAGTTCAGAATGAAGGGATCCAACCGGGAAATGACAAAAACGTCAATGAAGAGGATGGTGAAAAGATTTCTAATAGGTTGAGGAAAAGGAGAAAGCTTACCAAAAACAATGGGTTGGAGCTTTTACAAAGTGAAGTTAACCTAGAAAAGCAACTTGAATCCGGCGAAGATGGGCTGAATCTTTTATTGAATACTGTTGGGAGAAAACACCAATGTTTTTATAGTAAATGTTATAGAACTTTTAggacaaaagaaaaatatgacaAACATATAGACAAACATAAAATTCATGAGCTaaagttgaaaatattacaagaaaaggaaggaAATATTGCGGGAGAGAGCCAGAATGAAAAGGGTGGCCAATGTATCTCAGAAGAAAATGCAGCAGCCAGTGCCaaatag
- the GDB1 gene encoding bifunctional 4-alpha-glucanotransferase/amylo-alpha-1,6-glucosidase (similar to Saccharomyces cerevisiae GDB1 (YPR184W); ancestral locus Anc_7.541), with product MNRSLLLRLSDTGEPVTSCSYGKGVLTLPPIPLPKDAPKDQPLYTVKLLISAGSPVARDGLVWTNCPPDHNTPFKRDKFYKRMIHSSFHEDDCIDLNIYAPGSYCFYLSFRNDREKLETTRKYYFVALPMLYINDQFLPLNSIAMQSVVSKWLGSDWEPILSKIAAKNYNMVHFTPLQERGESNSPYSIYDQLQFDQKHFKSPEEVDNLVKHLHRDLNMLSLTDIVFNHTANNSPWLVEHPEAGYNHITAPHLISAIELDQELLNFSNNLKSWGYPTELNNIEDLFRIMDGIKVHVLGSLKLWEYYAVNVQTTLQETKAHWNDECNENYNFPEDIKDISSDCVKLASFVKDNVTEPNFGILGERNSNRIDVPKFVQLLKLISDEESDDNETFLTIAQNIVNEVNLPLYREYDDDVSEILEQLFNRIKYLRIDDNGPKQGPVTAKVPLTEPYFTRFKGKDGINYALANNGWIWNGNPLVDFASQNSRAYLRREVIVWGDCVKLRYGKGPDDSPYLWERMSKYIEMNAKIFDGFRIDNCHSTPLHVGEYFLDLARKYNPNLYVVAELFSGSETLDCLFVERLGISSLIREAMQAWSEEELSRLIHKHGGRPIGSYKFVPMDDFSYPADINLNEEHCFSDANDSSIRCVSEIMIPKILTATPPHALFMDCTHDNETPFEKRTVEDTLPNAALVALCSSAIGSVYGYDEIFPHLLNLVTEKRLYDVSIPTTDSSMGITKVKATLNSIRTSIGKNAYDIEDSEMHVHHQGQYITFHRMDVKSGKGWYLIARMKFSQNGDQNETLPPVVLNQSKCSLKFSYALERVGDEIPDDNNFIKGIPTKLKELEGFDISYDDVKKLSTIKLPDEFPQGSIAIFETQQNGVDESLDHFIRSGALKATSNLTLESINSVLYRSEPEEYDVSAGEGGAYIIPDFGKPVYCGLQGWVSVLRKIVFYNDLAHPLSANLRNGHWALDYTIDRLKYYSDEAGITEVQNWLRSRFDRVKKLPSYLVPSYFALIIGILYGCCRLKAIQLMSPNIGKSTLFVQSLSMTSIQMVSRMKSTSILPGENVPSMAAGLPHFSVNYMRCWGRDVFISLRGILLTTGRFEEAKAHILAFAKTLKHGLIPNLLDAGRNPRYNARDAAWFFLQAIQDYIYIVPNGEGILQERITRRFPLDDTFILVDDPRAFSYSSSIEEIVYEILSRHAKGIKFREANAGPNLDRVMNDKGFNVEIHVDWSTGLIHGGSQYNCGTWMDKMGESEKAGSVGIPGTPRDGAAIEINGLLKSALRFVVELNKKGLFKFTDVETQDGDKISFVKWNQLLQDNFEKRYYIPEDPSEDAEYDVNAKLGVNRRGIYRDLYKSGKPYEDYQLRPNFAVAMTVAPELFVPQHAIKAITIADEVIRGPVGMRTLDPSDYNYRPYYNNGEDSEDFATSKGRNYHQGPEWVWLYGYFLRAFHHFHFKTSPRCQNAAKEKPSSYLYQQLYYRLKGNREWISNSVWSGLTELTNKNGEICDDSSPTQAWSSGCLLDVFYDLWDAYEDDS from the coding sequence ATGAATAGATCTTTACTGCTACGTTTATCGGATACCGGTGAACCCGTTACAAGTTGCTCTTACGGCAAAGGTGTCTTAACGCTACCACCGATTCCGCTGCCTAAGGACGCCCCAAAGGACCAACCGCTATACACGGTTAAACTATTAATTTCTGCAGGTTCTCCCGTCGCTAGAGATGGGTTGGTTTGGACAAATTGTCCACCAGATCACAACACACCTTTCAAGAGAGACAAATTTTACAAGAGAATGATTCATTCCAGCTTCCATGAGGACGACTGCATTGACTTGAACATCTACGCTCCAGGTTCGTACTGCTTTTATCTGTCCTTCAGGAATGATCGAGAAAAGCTGGAGACAACAAGGAAATACTACTTTGTTGCCTTGCCCATGCTTTACATAAACGATCAATTTCTTCCCTTAAATTCTATTGCCATGCAGAGTGTCGTTTCTAAATGGCTGGGCTCCGACTGGGAGCCTATTCTATCAAAAATCGCCGCCAAAAACTACAACATGGTGCATTTTACTCCCCTGCAGGAAAGAGGCGAGTCAAATTCACCTTATTCTATATACGACCAATTACAGTTTGATCAGAAGCACTTCAAATCTCCTGAAGAGGTGGATAATTTAGTTAAACACCTGCATCGCGATCTGAACATGCTCTCCCTGACTGACATTGTCTTCAATCACACTGCAAATAATTCTCCTTGGCTGGTTGAGCACCCAGAAGCTGGGTACAACCATATCACGGCTCCACATTTGATCAGTGCCATTGAGCTCGATCAGGAACTACTCAATTTTAGCAATAATCTGAAATCCTGGGGGTATCCTACAGAACTAAATAATATAGAAGATCTTTTCCGGATAATGGACGGTATCAAAGTGCATGTTCTCGGGTCGTTGAAGCTCTGGGAATACTATGCAGTGAACGTTCAAACGACGCTTCAGGAAACAAAGGCTCATTGGAATGACGAATGTAATGAGAACTATAATTTCCCCGAGGATATTAAAGATATCTCGTCCGATTGCGTAAAGCTGGCCTCCTTTGTCAAGGATAATGTCACTGAACCCAATTTTGGCATCCTTGGCGAAAGAAACTCAAACAGAATTGACGTGCCCAAATTTGTTCAACTATTAAAGCTCATCAGCGATGAAGAGAGCGATGACAACGAGACTTTTTTGACCATCGCTCAAAATATTGTGAATGAGGTCAACTTACCACTCTATAGAGAATACGATGATGACGTTAGTGAGATACTCGAGCAGTTGTTTAATCGTATCAAGTACTTGAGAATAGATGATAATGGGCCTAAACAGGGTCCAGTAACCGCCAAGGTGCCCCTAACAGAACCTTATTTTACGAGGTTCAAAGGGAAAGATGGTATTAACTACGCTCTTGCCAACAACGGTTGGATATGGAATGGTAACCCACTGGTGGATTTTGCATCGCAAAATTCAAGAGCCTACTTGCGTAGAGAAGTAATCGTGTGGGGAGATTGTGTCAAGCTTAGATACGGCAAAGGTCCCGATGATTCTCCGTACCTGTGGGAAAGAATGTCCAAGTATATAGAAATGAACGCTAAGATATTTGATGGGTTCAGAATCGACAACTGCCATTCTACCCCCTTACACGTTGGCGAATATTTTCTGGATTTAGCAAGAAAATACAATCCGAATCTTTACGTCGTAGCAGAACTGTTTTCTGGTTCCGAGACACTTGATTGTCTGTTTGTTGAAAGATTGGGTATTTCCTCGCTGATCAGGGAAGCAATGCAAGCTTGGTCCGAAGAGGAGTTGTCGAGGCTAATCCATAAACATGGAGGTAGGCCGATTGGATCCTATAAATTTGTTCCTATGGACGATTTCTCATATCCTGCAGATATCAATTTGAATGAAGAACATTGTTTTAGCGATGCAAATGATAGCTCCATTAGATGTGTCTCCGAAATAATGATTCCAAAGATTTTAACCGCCACTCCGCCACATGCCTTATTCATGGACTGTACTCACGATAACGAGACTCCATtcgaaaaaagaacagtGGAGGACACTTTACCTAATGCCGCTTTAGTAGCGCTTTGCTCCTCCGCCATTGGATCTGTTTATGGTTACGACGAAATATTCCCACATTTGTTGAACTTGGTCACTGAAAAAAGGCTCTATGACGTTTCTATCCCGACTACTGATTCCTCAATGGGAATAACCAAAGTCAAGGCAACTTTGAATTCGATTAGAACAAGCATAGGTAAAAATGCTTATGACATTGAAGACTCTGAAATGCATGTGCATCATCAGGGCCAGTATATCACTTTCCATCGTATGGATGTTAAATCTGGCAAAGGTTGGTACTTGATTGCCAGAATGAAATTTTCACAAAACGGTGATCAAAATGAGACTTTACCCCCGGTGGTGTTGAATCAATCCAAATGTTCTCTAAAATTCTCATATGCTTTAGAAAGAGTTGGTGATGAGATTCctgatgataataatttcATTAAGGGTATTCCAACGAAGTTAAAGGAGCTTGAAGGGTTTGATATTTCTTACGATGATGTAAAGAAACTTTCAACCATTAAACTACCGGACGAGTTCCCCCAAGGATCTATTGCCATTTTTGAGACCCAACAAAATGGTGTCGATGAGTCCCTTGATCATTTTATTAGATCAGGTGCTCTAAAGGCCACATCAAACTTGACTCTAGAATCAATAAATTCCGTCTTATACCGTAGCGAGCCAGAAGAATATGATGTTAGCGCTGGTGAAGGTGGTGCTTATATTATTCCTGATTTTGGAAAGCCGGTGTATTGTGGCCTACAAGGTTGGGTCTCTGTCTTAAGGaaaattgttttttatAACGATTTGGCACATCCCTTAAGTGCAAATTTAAGAAATGGTCATTGGGCTTTAGATTATACTATCGACAGGCTGAAATACTACAGCGATGAAGCAGGAATCACTGAAGTGCAAAACTGGTTACGTTCAAGATTCGATAGAGTGAAAAAGTTACCAAGCTATTTAGTACCCAGCTATTTCGCTCTAATTATAGGGATTCTTTACGGTTGTTGTCGGTTGAAAGCGATTCAGTTGATGTCTCCTAATATTGGTAAATCAACGCTATTTGTACAAAGCTTATCGATGACATCTATTCAAATGGTTTCCAGAATGAAATCGACTTCTATTTTGCCAGGCGAGAATGTACCTTCTATGGCTGCTGGTTTGCCACATTTCAGTGTAAACTACATGAGATGTTGGGGTAGAGATGTATTTATATCGTTAAGAGGTATTTTGTTAACCACTGGTAGATTTGAGGAGGCTAAGGCACATATATTAGCTTTCGCGAAAACTTTGAAGCACGGCTTAATACCAAATTTACTGGATGCTGGCAGGAACCCAAGATATAATGCACGTGATGCTGCGTGGTTCTTCTTGCAAGCTATACAAGACTACATTTATATTGTTCCTAATGGTGAAGGAATTTTACAAGAACGAATAACAAGAAGGTTCCCACTGGATGACACTTTCATTCTCGTAGATGATCCAAGGGCGTTTAGTTACTCTAGTAGCATAGAAGAGATTGTTTACGAGATTTTAAGTAGACATGCTAAAGGAATTAAATTCAGAGAGGCTAATGCAGGACCAAATTTAGATCGTGTTATGAATGATAAAGGGTTTAATGTCGAAATACACGTCGACTGGTCTACTGGCTTAATCCACGGGGGATCCCAATATAATTGTGGTACCTGGATGGATAAGATGGGAGAAAGCGAAAAGGCAGGTTCTGTTGGTATACCTGGAACCCCTAGAGATGGTGCGGCAATAGAAATCAATGGGCTTTTAAAAAGTGCTTTGAGATTTGTTGTTGAgctaaataaaaaaggatTGTTTAAGTTCACTGATGTAGAGACTCAAGACGGTGACAAGATTAGTTTTGTTAAATGGAACCAACTGCTTCAAgacaattttgaaaaaagatattATATTCCGGAAGATCCATCTGAAGATGCAGAATATGACGTGAATGCTAAATTAGGTGTAAACAGAAGAGGAATATACAGAGACCTATATAAGTCGGGCAAACCTTATGAAGACTATCAGTTAAGACCAAATTTTGCTGTCGCAATGACTGTGGCACCAGAATTATTTGTCCCTCAACATGCTATAAAAGCAATCACTATTGCGGATGAAGTGATAAGAGGTCCAGTAGGTATGCGTACTTTAGACCCAAGCGATTACAATTATCGTCCTTACTATAATAATGGAGAAGATTCAGAGGACTTTGCCACCTCCAAAGGTAGAAACTATCATCAAGGTCCTGAATGGGTTTGGCTCTACGGCTACTTTCTCAGAGCCTTCCATCACTTCCATTTTAAAACCAGTCCACGTTGCCAAAACGCTGCCAAGGAAAAACCATCCTCATACTTGTACCAGCAATTATACTACAGATTGAAAGGCAATAGAGAATGGATCAGTAATAGTGTGTGGTCAGGACTGACAGAGTTAACTAACAAGAACGGTGAAATATGCGATGATTCAAGCCCCACACAGGCCTGGAGTTCTGGTTGTTTGTTAGATGTATTTTACGATCTGTGGGATGCCTACGAAGATGATTCTTGA
- the MLC2 gene encoding Mlc2p (similar to Saccharomyces cerevisiae MLC2 (YPR188C); ancestral locus Anc_7.545) has protein sequence MDHSESLTFNQLSQDYINKLKDAFQLLDGDEDGIISRKDLTKIYTTLGKTLTDEEWSRMLPENETATAEIEEEGVSFPIFLSIMGKSLSQFPEREELEKSLKSVGREHDLNVPLNEIVSSLKEAGFENPEEEFAKLFKLFTRSQQATDEKTFRGKLFFDSITD, from the coding sequence aTGGACCATAGTGAATCACTAACATTTAATCAACTTTCGCAGGACTACATAAATAAACTCAAAGATGCGTTCCAATTGCTAGATGGCGATGAAGATGGTATAATTAGTAGGAAAGATCTTACCAAGATATATACAACATTGGGGAAGACATTGACAGATGAAGAATGGTCCAGAATGTTACCTGAGAATGAAACTGCTACGGCAgagattgaagaagaaggtgtCAGCTTTCCGATATTCTTATCTATCATGGGGAAGAGCCTATCGCAGTTTCCAGAACGTGAAGAACTGGAGAAAAGTCTAAAATCAGTTGGTAGGGAGCATGATTTGAACGTTCCCCTTAATGAGATTGTTAGTTCTCTGAAGGAGGCGGGTTTTGAAAATCCTGAAGAAGAGTTTGCTAAGCTCTTTAAGCTGTTCACTAGAAGCCAGCAAGCAACCGACGAGAAGACCTTCCGAGGTAAGCTTTTCTTCGATTCAATCACTGATtaa